One Mixta gaviniae genomic window carries:
- the rseB gene encoding sigma-E factor regulatory protein RseB — MKQLWCAVSLLAGGLFYSAIAPAQETASGALLQQMEQASQSLNYELAYINVSRLGIESLRYRHAVIDNKIYAQLLQMDGPRREVIQRGNDISYFEPGLEPFSLPGTHIVDALPAVVNADFKRLTTSYDFVPVGRTRIADQLCEVVRIVARDGTRYSYIVWLDSETKLPLRIDLLDRDGETLEQYRVVSFAVDEGVRNLMQGLEKANLPPSLSVPQSQKVSFNWTPGWLPAGMTEVAQSRRTLPSINKPVESRFYSDGLFSFSINVSPADKSSTTQLLRTGRRTVQTATRNNTDITIVGELPPATAKRIADSINLGTQR, encoded by the coding sequence ATGAAGCAACTCTGGTGTGCCGTTAGCCTTCTGGCTGGCGGCCTGTTTTATTCAGCCATCGCCCCGGCGCAGGAAACTGCGTCCGGGGCGTTGTTGCAACAGATGGAACAGGCCAGCCAGTCCCTCAACTACGAACTCGCTTATATCAACGTCTCCCGCCTGGGCATCGAATCGCTGCGCTATCGTCACGCGGTGATCGATAACAAGATCTACGCGCAGCTGCTGCAGATGGATGGGCCGCGTCGGGAAGTGATCCAGCGCGGCAACGATATCAGCTACTTTGAGCCTGGACTTGAGCCGTTTTCGCTACCCGGTACGCATATTGTTGATGCGCTGCCGGCGGTGGTGAACGCCGATTTTAAACGCCTCACTACCAGCTACGATTTTGTGCCGGTGGGACGCACGCGTATCGCCGATCAACTGTGCGAAGTGGTGCGTATCGTCGCGCGCGACGGCACGCGCTATAGCTATATCGTCTGGCTCGACAGCGAAACGAAGCTGCCGCTGCGCATCGACCTGCTCGATCGCGACGGCGAGACGCTGGAGCAGTATCGCGTGGTCAGTTTCGCCGTCGATGAGGGCGTACGAAACCTAATGCAGGGGCTGGAAAAAGCGAATCTGCCGCCTTCGCTTTCGGTGCCGCAGAGCCAAAAAGTGAGCTTTAACTGGACGCCTGGCTGGCTGCCAGCGGGAATGACGGAAGTGGCGCAGAGCCGCCGCACGCTGCCTTCTATCAATAAGCCTGTTGAATCAAGGTTTTATTCCGACGGGCTTTTCAGTTTCTCTATTAACGTCAGCCCGGCGGATAAAAGCAGCACGACGCAGCTGTTGCGCACTGGCCGTCGAACGGTGCAAACTGCTACCCGCAATAACACTGACATTACCATTGTCGGCGAACTGCCGCCCGCGACGGCGAAGCGTATCGCCGACAGCATCAATTTAGGTACGCAACGATGA
- the rseA gene encoding anti-sigma-E factor RseA, which translates to MQKEKLSALMDGETLDNEVISALSKDATLQQSWESYHLIRDTLRGDVGETVHFDIAARVAAAIEQEPARNVTAFIPEAQPEPARWEKMPFWKKMRPWAAQITQVGVAACVSLAVIVGVQHYNQPQESGQASEAPVFNTLPMMGKASPVSLGVPSDSFDTNSASQQVQEQRRRVNAMLQDYELQRRLHTEQMQFDPTGPQQAQVQVPGNQSLGIQQQ; encoded by the coding sequence ATGCAGAAAGAAAAACTTTCCGCTTTAATGGATGGCGAAACTTTGGACAACGAAGTGATCTCCGCATTGTCTAAAGACGCTACACTGCAGCAAAGCTGGGAAAGCTATCATCTTATCCGCGATACGCTGCGTGGTGATGTCGGCGAAACCGTCCATTTTGATATCGCCGCGCGCGTTGCCGCCGCGATAGAACAGGAACCTGCTCGCAATGTCACCGCGTTTATCCCGGAAGCGCAGCCAGAACCCGCGCGCTGGGAGAAAATGCCTTTCTGGAAAAAAATGCGTCCCTGGGCTGCGCAGATTACCCAGGTCGGCGTGGCCGCCTGCGTTTCGCTGGCGGTGATTGTTGGCGTTCAGCACTACAATCAGCCGCAGGAGTCAGGACAGGCTTCTGAAGCGCCGGTGTTCAACACGCTGCCGATGATGGGTAAAGCGTCGCCGGTCAGCCTGGGCGTGCCGTCTGACAGCTTTGACACCAACAGCGCCAGCCAGCAGGTGCAGGAACAGCGCCGTCGGGTCAACGCCATGCTGCAGGATTACGAACTGCAGCGTCGCTTACACACTGAGCAGATGCAATTTGATCCCACCGGCCCGCAGCAGGCACAGGTTCAGGTTCCAGGAAATCAGTCGTTAGGAATTCAGCAGCAGTAA